A window of Paenibacillus sp. 19GGS1-52 contains these coding sequences:
- a CDS encoding HAD-IA family hydrolase, which yields MAFFQIGSKLFEADLVVFDKDGLLFDSQYFWKGLAECRMQALAEWIGPEGLAEWCRLFGIEEDQGVVHHVNSNGIFALAPPGEEVIITAALIHKYTGKDWGESRQSSFNVFDSTDRTFDVISALKPKPGFPDIFTRLNTASIPFGIATSDEYERTRQSVDHFAKFADLQFVITPFDVLRGKPHTDMLDLISTRTGVTPDRILMIGDSFADMQMASDAGCIGIGIPDEPDMLRKMLPYASCIIESLEEIKLITMEDGPKN from the coding sequence TTGGCTTTTTTTCAAATAGGAAGCAAGCTCTTTGAAGCAGATTTGGTCGTGTTCGATAAAGATGGTCTGCTCTTTGATTCCCAGTACTTCTGGAAAGGTCTCGCGGAATGCAGAATGCAGGCGTTAGCAGAATGGATCGGGCCGGAAGGACTGGCGGAGTGGTGCCGTTTATTTGGAATAGAGGAGGATCAGGGTGTCGTTCATCATGTGAACTCCAATGGGATTTTCGCCTTGGCACCTCCCGGGGAAGAAGTAATCATAACAGCAGCACTCATTCATAAATACACTGGCAAAGACTGGGGCGAGTCCAGACAATCATCTTTTAACGTATTCGATAGTACGGATCGTACCTTTGATGTTATAAGCGCCTTGAAGCCGAAACCGGGTTTCCCAGATATTTTCACCAGACTAAATACAGCCTCAATTCCGTTTGGGATCGCCACTTCGGATGAATATGAACGGACCCGGCAGTCGGTAGATCATTTTGCAAAATTTGCTGATTTGCAGTTTGTGATTACTCCGTTTGATGTGTTACGAGGAAAGCCTCATACGGATATGCTCGATCTGATCTCAACGCGTACGGGTGTTACTCCTGATCGAATTCTCATGATTGGCGATTCATTTGCAGATATGCAGATGGCCAGCGATGCAGGCTGTATAGGCATCGGTATACCCGATGAGCCGGACATGTTGCGGAAAATGTTGCCTTATGCAAGCTGCATTATCGAATCCTTGGAAGAAATTAAGCTTATCACCATGGAAGATGGACCTAAAAATTGA
- a CDS encoding BtpA/SgcQ family protein: MTWLKEIIGTEKAIIAMCHLQALPGDPHYDEQKGMAYVLEAARADLLALQNGGVDAVMFSNEFSLPYLTDVRTETVAAMARIIGELMCDIRIPFGVNVLWDAKKSLDLAAATGALFVREIFTGVYASDFGLWNTNVGETIRHQKQVGASHVKLLFNIVPEAAQYLAGRDIESIARSTVFNNRPDALCVSGLTAGAETDAEVLKRVKDKVPGTVVLANTGMRLDNLEQQLSIADGAVVGTTFKYDGKFENAVDERRVKAFMDKVKSFRASSGVLVEAVQQP, translated from the coding sequence ATGACATGGTTAAAGGAAATCATTGGCACGGAAAAGGCGATTATTGCGATGTGCCATTTGCAGGCATTACCTGGAGATCCTCACTATGATGAGCAAAAAGGAATGGCTTATGTCTTGGAAGCTGCAAGAGCAGATCTGCTGGCTTTGCAGAACGGCGGAGTGGATGCAGTTATGTTCTCCAATGAATTCAGTCTCCCCTATCTGACAGATGTTCGGACCGAAACGGTGGCTGCGATGGCTCGGATCATCGGTGAGCTCATGTGTGATATCCGAATCCCCTTCGGTGTGAATGTATTGTGGGATGCCAAGAAGTCGCTTGATCTGGCTGCTGCTACAGGCGCATTGTTTGTTCGGGAAATCTTCACAGGTGTGTATGCCAGTGACTTCGGTCTATGGAACACGAACGTAGGAGAGACCATCCGCCATCAGAAACAGGTCGGTGCTTCCCATGTTAAGCTGCTGTTCAATATTGTGCCTGAAGCGGCCCAATATTTGGCCGGACGGGATATTGAGAGCATTGCCAGATCTACGGTGTTCAACAACCGCCCCGATGCGCTGTGTGTATCCGGCCTGACAGCCGGAGCAGAGACGGATGCTGAGGTGTTGAAACGGGTCAAAGACAAAGTTCCAGGGACGGTTGTGCTGGCGAACACCGGCATGCGCTTGGACAATCTGGAGCAACAGCTGAGTATTGCAGATGGAGCAGTGGTAGGGACAACCTTCAAATATGACGGCAAATTTGAGAATGCGGTAGATGAGCGGCGGGTAAAAGCGTTCATGGATAAAGTGAAAAGCTTTCGAGCTTCGAGTGGCGTTCTAGTAGAAGCGGTACAGCAGCCTTGA